In a genomic window of Glycine max cultivar Williams 82 chromosome 13, Glycine_max_v4.0, whole genome shotgun sequence:
- the LOC100789569 gene encoding protein disulfide-isomerase — translation MAHHNNIRVSICFLFASSLLSLFAQISSGKEFVLTLNRSNFSDIVTKHNFVVVEFYAPWCGHCMKLAPEYEKAASILSSNDPPVILAKVDANEEKNRELASQFQVQGFPTIKILRNGGKVVQDYKGPREADGIVDYLKKQSGPATTEIKSADDASALIDKNKVVIVGVFPKFSGEEYENFNALADKLRSEYDFSHTLNAKHLPRGESSVTGPVVRLFKPFDELFVDFYDFNMEALSKFVEESSVPIVTVFNNDPSNHPFVVKFFDNPNVKAMMFFNFTVDNADSLKSKFRESAEQYRQQGISFLVGDLEASQGAFQYFGLKENQVPLIVIQHNDGKKFLKTNVEPDHIATWLKAYKDGSVEPFKKSEPIPEVNNESVKVVVADNLQDIVFNSGKNVLLEIYAPWCSHCKKLAPILEEVAVSYQSNPDVIIAKLDATANDIPRDTFDVQGYPTVYFRSASGQISQYDGSRKKEDIIDFIEKNRDKVDQQESVKDEL, via the exons ATGGCGCATCATAACAATATTAGGGTTTCGATTTGCTTCCTCTTCGCGTCatcccttctttctctcttcgctCAGATCTCCTCCGGGAAGGAGTTCGTTCTCACTTTGAATCGCTCCAACTTCTCCGACATTGTCACCAAACACAACTTCGTCGTCGTCGAGTTCTACGCGCCTTG GTGTGGCCACTGTATGAAGCTTGCTCCAGAG TATGAGAAAGCAGCCTCTATCTTGAGTAGCAATGATCCTCCAGTTATTTTGGCTAAAGTTGATGCGAATGAGGAAAAGAACAGAGAACTTGCAAGCCAATTTCAGGTTCAGGGATTTCCAACTATTAAGATTCTGAGAAATGGGGGCAAGGTTGTTCAAGATTACAAAGGTCCCCGTGAAGCAGATGGTATTGTTGACTATTTGAAGAAGCAAAGTGGTCCTGCAACAACTGAAATTAAATCTGCAGATGATGCTAGTGCTTTGATTGACAAAAATAAAGTTGTTATT GTTGGGGTCTTTCCAAAATTTTCTGGGGAGGAGTATGAGAATTTCAATGCATTGGCAGATAAATTGCGTTCTGAATATGATTTCAGTCACACATTGAATGCCAAACACCTTCCACGTGGAGAATCATCGGTGACTGGGCCTGTAGTTAGATTATTCAAGCCATTTGATGAACTTTTTGTTGACTTCTAT GATTTTAATATGGAAGCCTTATCGAAATTTGTTGAAGAATCTAGTGTCCCTATTGTGACTGTCTTTAACAATGACCCAAGCAATCACCCTTTTGTTGTCAAATTCTTTGACAATCCAAATGTAAAG gCAATGATGTTCTTCAACTTCACTGTTGACAATGCGGATTCTCTCAAATCAAAATTCCGTGAATCTGCCGAGCAATATAGACAACAGGGCATAAGCTTTCTAGTGGGAGACCTTGAGGCTAGTCAAGGTGCATTCCAG TATTTTGGCCTTAAGGAAAACCAAGTGCCTCTAATTGTCATTCAACATAATGATGggaaaaagtttttgaaaactAATGTGGAACCTGATCACATTGCAACTTGGTTGAAGGCGTACAAG GATGGAAGTGTTGAACCATTCAAGAAGTCTGAACCTATTCCCGAAGTTAACAATGAATCTGTTAAAGTAGTAGTTGCAGACAATCTTCAGGACATTGTTTTCAACTCAGGGAAAAATG TTTTGCTGGAGATTTATGCTCCTTGGTGTAGTCACTGCAAAAAGTTGGCTCCGATATTGGAGGAAGTTGCTGTttcatatcaaagtaatcctGATGTTATTATTGCAAAACTG GATGCAACTGCCAACGATATACCACGTGATACTTTTGATGTACAAGGTTATCCAACAGTGTACTTCAGGTCAGCAAGTGGACAGATATCACAGTATGATGGAAGTAGGAAAAAGGAAGACATCATAGATTTCATTGAAAAGAACCGGGATAAAGTGGATCAGCAAGAATCAGTAAAAGATGAGCTTTGA